The genome window TGACAAGATTCTGGTGCTGGATGGCGGCACCATCATCGGCGAAGGCCGCCACGAAGAGTTATTACAAACCGTCCCGTTGTATCAGGAACTTTGTGCGCGGCTGGCGATGGGCAATGCGCTGCCTGAGACGGAAACGGAAGAGGCGTGGGAATTGGGCGATGATGTACAGCAGGCTGCCAGCCTGCTGCCGCATTGAATGAAGAAGCAGTCGTTTTCATTGCTGCCGCATTGAATGCGCATACAACCATTCCAACGCTATCATTGGCATAGTACACAGCAGGCCGGCAGCCTGGTGTGTCTTTGATGCGTCATTGGCGCAGCGTACAGCAGGCTGGCAGCCTGCTGTACATCTGATGAAACCCTGAATGCACCAACAAGCTCTCGAAATTTTGCAATGCCCCTACTGCGGCAGCGCCTTCACGCTCGACGCCGGGCCGACCTTGCGCCAAACGGGCGATGAAATCAGCACTGGTCTGTTGCGTTGTCAGTGCACGACGTATCCCATCGTGGACGGCATCCCGGTGCTGCTGGCGGGCTATGGCGGCGACGGCAGCTTTCCGCAATTGCTGGCCGATGCGCCGGAGCAGGTGTTGTATTCGATGCTCGGTTTGGATGACGAGCGCCAGGCGGGCTTTGAACGCTGGTTGACCAAGCCCGACGGTACATACAGCGAACTGCTCGAATTGTTTTGCCCCGGCGTCGAGGGGCCGTACTTCGTCCACCGCTTTGCCAATCCCACGTTTCTCGTCGGGCAATCGTTGCTGCGCGCGGTGGCGAGCGACCGGCGTTGTTTTGCGCGGCGCGTGATTGATTTGGGCGGCGGTTCCGGGCATCTGGTGCGCGTGCTCGGCGAACTCGCGGCAGGCCAGGAAGTCTGGCTGGCCGAGACGAATTATTGGAAGCTTTGGCTCGCGCGCCGCATCGTCGCGCCGCAATGCGTTCCAGTTTGCGTAGACGCCGAAGCGCCGTTGCCGTTTCAGCGCGGCAGTTTTTCGCTGGCGCTCTGTTCCGACGCCTTTCACTACATTTGGTCGAAGCGCATGTTCGCCAGCGAAATGATGCGCCTGGTTGGCGCGGACGGCGTGATCGTCGTCAATCACGTGCACAACGCCTTGCAGGAAAATCATTCGATGGGCCTGCCGCTTGCGCCGCGCTGGTGGCGCAATCTGTTTGCCGAAATGGGCGCGCGGGCGTTTAAGGAAAGCGCCGCACTTGAGGCGCTGATTACACGCGCGCCGCTTGATTTGACGCCGCAATTCAGCGACGACGAACTGGCGGGCGAACAGGCGCTTTTCATGGTCGCGACGCTGCTCGATGGTTTCTGGCGCAGTTATCCGTATCCTGGCGCGCAATGCACGAGCGGCGTCTGGCGCTTAAATCCGCTGTATGAAGTCGAAGCGCAAGGCGAACAAGCCAAGCTAAGTCTGACGCGCTTCCCGTCGCCGAGTTACGAGGACGAATACAAAGATTGCAAACGCTATTTGCCCGCTGAACTCGCAGTGCCCGCGAACGTGCTGGCGCGC of Acidobacteriota bacterium contains these proteins:
- a CDS encoding methyltransferase domain-containing protein, which produces MHQQALEILQCPYCGSAFTLDAGPTLRQTGDEISTGLLRCQCTTYPIVDGIPVLLAGYGGDGSFPQLLADAPEQVLYSMLGLDDERQAGFERWLTKPDGTYSELLELFCPGVEGPYFVHRFANPTFLVGQSLLRAVASDRRCFARRVIDLGGGSGHLVRVLGELAAGQEVWLAETNYWKLWLARRIVAPQCVPVCVDAEAPLPFQRGSFSLALCSDAFHYIWSKRMFASEMMRLVGADGVIVVNHVHNALQENHSMGLPLAPRWWRNLFAEMGARAFKESAALEALITRAPLDLTPQFSDDELAGEQALFMVATLLDGFWRSYPYPGAQCTSGVWRLNPLYEVEAQGEQAKLSLTRFPSPSYEDEYKDCKRYLPAELAVPANVLARAAAGAWDDDLQALAECYVLLNVPEHYL